Below is a window of Cydia strobilella chromosome 8, ilCydStro3.1, whole genome shotgun sequence DNA.
cAGACAGACTATAAAGGTCTCTGGTTGACTACGGACTGCGGAGCCCTAAAAAAGGGTCTAAGCTAGCCTTTAGTCCTCGCGGGACGAAATGATATTTGACCGATGATTTCGAATGCAGTCTTAGGGtggaaaataaaaatttgttgcCTCATCTTGTTATAATCTCTAGAGAATACTGCAGAGTCGACGTCAATACTAGAAGTATTGAATTTAGAAATAAAGATATAGAAAGAAAGAtacagatagtttattatttaagtaggcatattacaatgcgcttatgaacgtcaaataaagctacgccggctctaacccgacacctctgccccgagaagatttaaatcccccctcaaggGGGTAATAATATGtaccaataataataaagttattGCCTGTCTTCATTAAACCGcttaattaagttaattataaAGAAGTCATTAACTTTAGTAACTATACTAATtaaagtaaaggttacagtataaacaaattaaataacaaacttcGAACCGTTCGAAAACTTTTTCGTTTATAAAGTAAAGTGAAAAATGGTAAGTATAGAATTACCCCTATCCGAGATAATGGTATTTTCTTATAACAAAGTTTCTCTTAGTGTCTTACCATTACCACACAACGAGTAAAACTTTCATGAAATATTCAAGACACGAAAAATAATTTCGTCTGAGCTGAgaacgtttataatttaataattccaTAATGTTTCTCTGCGGAAATGGAATATTCAGCAAACAACCATAGTTAGTGTCGGATTATGCAAAGGAATCTAATAGCtatagggtcggttgcaccaaaccgtctgacaccgttaaagcgttcgctaaattttattgtgtgggaagtttcatagatctctgctgcgtgacgttgtCAATCTGTtaaatgtggttggtgcaactggcccttatacAGTCAAAAATACAATGCCGTAAAATTGAGTGACGAACAagcaaacatcaaacatcaaacatttattcagcaaataggccacaggggcactcaGGGCAGAGGGgctttacatgtcaatttttacaaacaataaaattaatccaaaattacaaaaaacaattacataaatataaatgttaaattacacaagaaaaaaactaataaaaactatacaaataacagaagtactaaaattgtttagagatgtaaaagtcagGATgttaggtgtcagagataaaatgtatataataataaaaaagatcatcaaattatccagagatgtaaagggtctccaagacttgaattattatataattaataaaaagacaagatattaaatcagacaaacagacaagaaccgaatgaagtgcctcacgttaatgccactcaaaagtaaagttacataggtaaaatgaagcccgtgcaaacttaaacagaccggtctccacaaacagcactcgttcacgagtatgacgcgtatctcagccatcgtctccctcaaacttccaaaattcaaaaattcaaatatacaaattacaaattttcaCTTTATATTTAACTTCGAACGCGAAGATTCACCTAACGAGGTAACGTTTTTAGGTAAAGAATAATTTGTTGCTTAAAAAATGCagatataaataatatgcaAAGTTCTTGGCATACTTTACCAACCTAATGCAACTCAACTCATTAGCTTTGTAAACTCTAACCAGGTGCAAAACAGAAAATTCATCTCAGACGACCTCCGAGCGCTGGGTTTCTTTCGTCAACCTTGGAGTTAATACTGCTTTGATGGAGGTTCATTACTGAGTATGAAAAACGACCAAGAAATTCTTTAAAGCTTTGTTCAGACTTCATCATTCTTTTTTTAGTTAAACGAAATTAAAGCCCTTTGTAGTCGAGACATTGGTAATGTAAAATCgtagtttattaataattaaaagatcaacggaaaaaatattttgacaaagcTTGGGGCGGTTATTATGACCAGGTTCTCTAGAAAATCtagaatatatttaatatcgtaTGCATAATTATTAAGTGGCCCTGAtttcatttagtcatttatttattccaacCATATTGTAGTACAGGTCTTAATAACTAGGTACATTCAGAGTCATATGGGCCCTGGCTGGCTggctgattaccagtccgccggacgatatcggcctgtcagttgttcggaactgtcaaaattttgttccaactgacaggcTCATGTCCGGCGGagtgataatcagtgggcccctttagactacagtttgacttctgatccttgtagtggtGTTCCTAGGCTTCAAGAAAGCAAGGGGCGtagccaagatgaaaatcgtttgctctacgacaacgaaacgctgtcgctatcactcttccatattagtgcgatagagagacagatataTATTACCTGTACTCATTATGTGTGGTgagagaaaattaaattatatatttgacccttaaattttatttttaaattactatatgtaGTATGAAATGAGGTACCTGCGTCAAAGAAGGCCCAtgtttcttagggttccgtagtcaactaggaacccttgtAGTTTCGtcgtgtccgtctgtctgtctgtctgtccgcggcATTGCTCCGTAaccgttagtgctagaaagctgcagtttggcatggatacatagaGATGCATGGcaacagaacggtaaaataaaaagtattaaaaaaaaattgggaaaaaaaactgttttttgtgtttttttttttctttaattcaaTGGTGTAGGATATCGTTGGATAgatctttcaaaacgaataagggtcttcataaatcatttttttaaacagtaAATGCTTTCGGAAATAGTCGCTCCGAAAGAGAAAAAATGTGTGTCCCCTCTACTTTTGAACTATGAgaccaaaaatatgaaaaaaaccggccaagtgcgagtcggactcgcgcaccgagggttccgtactttttagtatttgttgttatagcggcaacagaaatacgtcatctgtgaaaatttcaactttctagctatcacggttcatgagatacagcctggtgacagacagacggacagacggacagacggacagacggacagacggacagacggacagacggacagacggacagacggacagacggacagacggacagacggacagatggacagacggacaaacggacagacggacagacggacagacggacagacgtacagacggacagacggacagacggacagacggacagacggacagacggacagacggacagacggacagacggacagcgtagtcttagtaatagggtcccatttttaccatttgggtacggaaccctaaaaataataatcgtaAAACAACAGCTTAATAAATGCTTTTgcctttttttaagaaaaaaatatacgacGGCGATATTTGAAACGGTCAATGATAGACCACTTCAACAGATTTTTAGATAAGATTTTCCGGGCTGGAAACCGATCTCTTTGaaccttaattaataaataatgtgacGTACAAAAAAAAGGTTCTTCCTTGGCAGGAGTGAGCGCAAATAATTGATAATTGATTCCATTGTTCTCgtataattaggtattaatcTCGTATCATGTTATCGAGTATTATTTAACTCATGTACTTACTTATTTCCGTTAGAAATTGGTGTAATtgaggacataggatagtttttatcaatcatcatcattccacgcagaaaAATGACGCGGGcagcgggcagaagctagtgacATAATATGTACAAATTGAAAACACTGGAATAAGTAAAAGTGGTTTtgtgaaaacatttttaaataattaaaacctaaacttaattatttattgtctttttactttaaaagtttaacaatattttgtcgTGACTTATTTTCTTTTTCGATTTAACAAAACAATGAAGTATGAATTATCAGATCTGTATATGACTCGTGGTATCGGTTTTGTAATGATTACTTTGGACGaaggtttaaaatgtattaaactgTATCAACTTAAAATCATAAAGTTTACATTTGGACAAACGTGGTACTAGGataattgtaattaatataaattattaaacattatattaaaataattatttgaaaatgcaagtttaaaaccttttttttaagtatataaacaaatgaaaatacTAAGTTATTGATGGTTCAGAAAAGTacacataaaatttaaatttaccccTGTTTTATAAGGTAATTATGTCaagtttatattaattaatgaaTTGTAAAACTTACCTCATACACACGAAAACACAGTTTTTCAGTTACAAAAATCCAAAAACACCTCCAACCACATCACTAAACAAACAAcatcaacaacaaaaaaatacttcctAATTCCAAAGTACTTTTCAAACACTAATTCAAAAATAGAACGTTCGACGTTCGAAATTCGAATTCAAACTCCCGGCGCGCGTGCTCAAGCTCCGGTGGTTTCAGCCAAACTGGCTGAATAGACCGCCGTTGTCACATCATAAAAAGGTGCTCAGCGCAGAAAAATGTCAGTGACGACGTGAATGTAGAATGAGTTGAAATACGGCGGGTGCTATCTATCAAACTTTTGCTGAGTTTGGGAGttgaatgaaaaaaaattaagctttTATGACCGTTATGAACTTGAAAGGTCAAAAAAGTcaattattttagaaaatgcgTTTGTttgcctgaccagtaatatatgatcattgtcaagagggcgctgttcattctcatgtttagtgacagttcagtatagtatgaaaaaaatagttccagtgaaattcgcaacatggcgcgtgatcattaTATTCCTGGCCAGGCTTTACTAAACTACTGAATATTTAATAACCCGACTTACACAAAGGAGGAGGATCTGCATGTCAAAAACTCGTACACTGGTTAGGATTgttttgaaatttgatatgaacATTCaactaaatacttttaaaacttCAACCTGTTCCCTTTTCTATGTATAACATGTTTTAGCGATGAAAACGAGAACTAGACaggcataattatattttatgtaaatggTCACGCCAAGTTTCATGAAATTTCATTGCCGTTTGAGAGACTTACAtcgattgtatgggagtggCTTTTTAGCGGCTGGTTCATGTGACTTTTAAGCATGTTACttagggcattttctatgaaaagggaccttattgccgatggcgcttacgccgcatagcgtcgcgcggcattgtaattatatcggagcatcgtttataatggcgtaataaccatcgacaataaggtcccttgtttagaaaataccacatttttttaCGTAAACACTCAGCCATTGttagttaaaccaagaaaagtctgcagtgattttgatagcatacgaattatgaagtataaataacacttgcactgcgtgtgctatcaaaatcgctgcacacttttcttggtctaactctaggtgttagcgacgctctaacacgacagtagatgattctaagttaatttaaatcgaatagtttaagattgtattcttaataaagattttatcgtttaggtaggcaaattcgctctagattgttattagttcgtaagtaacatgtatatacgcgttattttatagcctaggattagttatgtatctaggtttcattcgatttcataagaaaaggtcaaattatttcccttgaattcctaatcccatagtaaaaagagtgagataaagcattagaaagagattaaaatgtagattcgttaattggctcacgaattatagccaatcataagaaaatgtagacaaggataggtaagaatgagcaggacgcacgatcaacttctcattggtcacacaaaatccgccgagcatttcgatatcgctcagattttactatggagttagtacgttcgatcaaatatcacgtaaattataaatatccgaccataataatgtatgtagaaaTCATAGAGAATAATATCGTTTATCGATCAGTGCAGGTACTATTGTCATAGGCCTAGCCAAAGTATTGTATTCGGCCAGCGAAAGGGCAAAAAACCCGCGCTATTGTCCTCGACGCGAGCGGACAATAGCCCGTATTGTGTGAGTATTACCGAGCAGAACAGAAGAGATTCGCTAATCGAGTAGCCTAATGGTTTAGATGTTAGGATACATAAGTTTTAATTCGATAATTACgtgattaattaagtaaacataatgtaagcgataacgagataactaaaatcgaggcgatggcggccggatagcgtcattagccaatcagagcccttcgaatcgaacgaatggaaatcgatcttatctccttatcgtaggagctttccttttcttaaattttcgtataaatacagGGAAGGACGACTGGGTAGGCACAGTATCGGAAAAGCAGCTTCTACTATCAAAAAGTCCTCAAGAAAACCTGAAGAAGTTTAAAGTGCCCAGTCGTTCTACTCTCAGTTACCGTGTTAGGAGTATTTTTATACCTTGTACCGCGATTAATAAAAGTCAGTTTTTACAAGTgtcgtaattagtttaattcgaaTTCGTGGATAGTTATCCTGGTCCTTCGAGGGTGAGTCGGCGTGGGAACGGACACGTCTCGGCAGTACGAGTGGCGGCGGCAGGGCGTGCCAGCGACCAGACTCTACAACTGAGCTCCGGAGGCTATAGTGCGTCGCGGACTGCATTATTTTCTGGTCCTTCGAGGAGCCGGATTTCCTGTCAGCCCATCGAGACGTCGTGTTCAAGCCCATGTCTCTCAATATGGTAAAAACGAGGTCGAAGTCAGCGTCGCGGATCGACGAAGACAGGCAGCGCTTCCTAGAcgagggcgcggcggcggctcaaGCGCGTGAGCTCGCCCGCGTAGCTGCAGAGAGGGCCGGAGGCGCCGACGCGGAGCGTCTCTCCCCTCCACCTGCCGAGTCGACCGGCGCAGAAAGGACCAATCAGCGCGCTGCGAGTGCCGAGCCGCTCGGCGCAGCGGCCGCGCTACCACCGATCGAACCCAGGTTTGGGGACTTACCGAGGCCACCGAGGTCTCCATCGCAAGATACAATGATGCTGTGGAGCAAGGATCTCAAGAAGCGCTTACGGCGTCTATCGAGACCGACACCGATACCGTCACGTCATCCGAAGACAGTCACCAGAGACTATACGACGTCACAACCGCAGGTAACTCCTAGGGAGGCAAGCACCCCGTATGCCCCTACCCGCTCTCATTCCGTgcgttcgtgcgcgagtactATCGTCGAAGCCAGAGTCTCCCAGATCGAGTTGGAAGCGGACGAGCGGCTAGCGGCGATCAAGAAAAAGGAGTTACAACTCGAAGCCGACTTAATTCGTAAGCGGCTAGAAACCCAGAAGCTGCAAATACGTGCAGAAGGTAGTACGACCGACGCGGTTTCCGATCCAGACGACGTCGAGCCGCAAAAACAAAGAAGAATCCTTAAGTGGATGGACGAATCGCAGGACAAGACGCGAACCGAGCCCGTCAAGTCCAACAAAAGGTTAGCCAACGAGCCACCGCCAGACTACGACACTCCCAGGCGACCTACGCAGGCGGAGCGGCATATTCGACGTCGCTCACCGAGCCGCGAGGATCGTCGGCGATCGTTATCGCCACCGGACGAGCCCCGTACGCCGCACACGGCACGTACGCAGCTCACGAACGAAGGTACGGTTGCGGAGTCTATGCTGCAGTTATTCGAGAGAATGCAAATGGCGGCTCGTCCGGCACCGAAAGATATATTCGAGTTGCCCCACTTCTACGGCGATGTAAGTGAGTGGCGAAGTTTCTACAATACGTACACCGAGACGTCGAAGAGATACAAGTTTACGGACTACGAAAACGTCGCGAGACTGCGTATGGCGTTACGCGGGGACGCGAAGACGTGCGTGTCACACGTCCTATCGACCGCTACGAAACCAGACATGATAATGCGGATATTGAAGAAGCAGTTTGGCCGAAGCGAAGTGCTTTTGGACAAGGCGATCGAAGATTTGCGAAGACTGCCGCAGTTGGGACCGAGCGCGAACGATCTCAACACTTTCGCAATCAAGATTATGAACATAGTGTCAACAATCATAGACGTCGACCGAAGACACTATGCCGATAATCCGATGCTCATACGAGAAGTCACGGACCGATTATCGCCTCATTTACGCAGCAGATGGTGCGACTATGCAGCCAGGCATCGGGACATCGACGATCCGGAGATTCTACAACTCGCGGATTTCCTGATGGAGGAGAGCGAGCAAGAGATGTCGTTCTGTCACGCTCGCGCGGCCCCGGTGCGCGCGCAGACCCCGTATGCACCGCCGCACGCGCGCGCGACCGGCGCTCGACTGACTGCATCCGCGCCGCGCTACCCCACTCCGGCTACCGCGAACGCGAGCCGCTACGCGATTGGCCCGAAAGTCACGTACGCCGCTCGTCATGTAAACGTCGCGAAGTCAACGTGCCTGTATTGTGGGGGCAATCATTCGACACCGGACTGTCGTAAGCTCGCCACACAGAGCATAGGAGCGAGATGGGAATGGGCGAAGCTGAACAGGATCTGCTACAGATGTATGGACGCGAAACATCTCAAGATTCAATGTAAGGCGAAAGCGTGTGGCGTGGCAGGCTGCCCGCACGTGCATCATCGATTACTCCATGCTGACCCGATGCAGGAGCCAAACGAAGACACTACAATGGCGGTAACTCTGTCTGCGCAACGAGCGGTTGCCCCTCCGAGAGTTACGTCATCGGTCGAGCCAGCGGCGAGAGCGGAGCCGCGGCCCTCAGAACGAGAGGACAACGACCCACGCGTGTACGTGTCATCGACCCCGAACTATAACGTGCTGCTCAAGGTGCTACCTGTTACGGTAACAGGCCCGAAAGGTACAGTTCAAATTTTTGCCTTTTTAGACGACGGATCGACGCTATCAATGATAGATCAAGATGTCGCGGACGAGATAGGAGCAGTGGGCGAGGACGAGCCCCTCTGTATCCGCGGAATACGCAATCTGAAGCATACATCAATCACGCAAACGGTAAAGGCAACAGTGAGATCTGCACGAGGAGGCACCGCACACGGGATCGTCGTAAAAACAGTAGAAGGTTTGGGAATCAGATCGCAGTCGCTCAATAAAGCCGAGTTAATGAAGTACGAGCATCTCGCAGACCTAGGAGACGAGTGCTACACAGGTACGGGAGTACCACAGATGCTGATTGGAGGTGACTTTAGTCATTTAATAACTCCCATGGAGATAAGGCAGGGCGGCGAGGACGAGCCGTGCGCGATGAAGACTCCATTGGGATGGGCATTTTTCGGAAGAATGCCGCGTATAATTCGTACCGTCGAGCAAACAGTCATGCATTGTCGTACCGACGACGAAGACTTGAACGAGCAAGTGAAGAAACATTGGTCGATCGAGGCGCTTGGAGTAACACAGAAAGAAAATGTAAGTCCGAGCGATCAGCGAGCCATCGACATATTCAACGCTACGGTACGCAAAACTACGAGAGGCCGGTACGAGGTAGGACAACTGTGGGCGTCCGACGAAGTGAAGCTACCACCGAGTTATGCAATGGCACGATCGAGATTGCATAATCTGGAATCGCGAATGCGACGCGATAAGGACTTTGCCGCGGACTACGCAGCCCAGATACGGAAGTTACTACAAAAAGGATATGCTGAACGCATAATGGAACCACCACAAACCGATCGAACTTGGTTTTTGCCgcatttcagcgtgtttaaccTCAACAAAGGAAAAGGGAGAGCCGTATTCGACTGCGCAGCAAAAAGCCAAGGAAACAGTCTGAATGATTACATCTTAGCGGGACCGGACTTGCTACAGAGCCTGTTAGGCATACTACTGAGGTTTCGCGAATGGAGCTTCGCAGTAGTAGCGGACATACAGGAGATGTTTCTTCAGATCCAGATACGAGCCGAGGACCAACAGAGCCAGCTCTTCTTGTGGCGAGGTACAAGAAGAGACATGGAGCCGCAGGTTTACAAACTTAATCGAGTTTGTTTTGGGAACGTGTCGTCACCTTTTCTCGCGCATTCCGTGCGCAACCGGAATGCGATCGATAACGCAGATAAGTATCCCGAGGCGGTCTACGATATCCAGAACAACCACTACATGGATGACTACGTGGCGTCATACAAAACCGAAAACGAGCTGTTAAGAACATCATCGCAGGTACGAGACTCTCACGCCGAAGGGAACTTTCACTTGCGAGGCTACGCGAGTAACAGCGAACGATTGCTAGCGAGTATAGAGCCGGAATTGCACGCACAGGAGCCGACGCATCTAGGCGAGAGACAGCAGACCGTTCTAGGTATGACCTGGGACCCTAGCACCGATACGCTAGGCTACAACACGAAGATGCTGCGTGTACCGGAGGCCGTGAAGA
It encodes the following:
- the LOC134743377 gene encoding uncharacterized protein LOC134743377; the encoded protein is MVKTRSKSASRIDEDRQRFLDEGAAAAQARELARVAAERAGGADAERLSPPPAESTGAERTNQRAASAEPLGAAAALPPIEPRFGDLPRPPRSPSQDTMMLWSKDLKKRLRRLSRPTPIPSRHPKTVTRDYTTSQPQVTPREASTPYAPTRSHSVRSCASTIVEARVSQIELEADERLAAIKKKELQLEADLIRKRLETQKLQIRAEGSTTDAVSDPDDVEPQKQRRILKWMDESQDKTRTEPVKSNKRLANEPPPDYDTPRRPTQAERHIRRRSPSREDRRRSLSPPDEPRTPHTARTQLTNEGTVAESMLQLFERMQMAARPAPKDIFELPHFYGDVSEWRSFYNTYTETSKRYKFTDYENVARLRMALRGDAKTCVSHVLSTATKPDMIMRILKKQFGRSEVLLDKAIEDLRRLPQLGPSANDLNTFAIKIMNIVSTIIDVDRRHYADNPMLIREVTDRLSPHLRSRWCDYAARHRDIDDPEILQLADFLMEESEQEMSFCHARAAPVRAQTPYAPPHARATGARLTASAPRYPTPATANASRYAIGPKVTYAARHVNVAKSTCLYCGGNHSTPDCRKLATQSIGARWEWAKLNRICYRCMDAKHLKIQCKAKACGVAGCPHVHHRLLHADPMQEPNEDTTMAVTLSAQRAVAPPRVTSSVEPAARAEPRPSEREDNDPRVYVSSTPNYNVLLKVLPVTVTGPKGTVQIFAFLDDGSTLSMIDQDVADEIGAVGEDEPLCIRGIRNLKHTSITQTVKATVRSARGGTAHGIVVKTVEGLGIRSQSLNKAELMKYEHLADLGDECYTGTGVPQMLIGGDFSHLITPMEIRQGGEDEPCAMKTPLGWAFFGRMPRIIRTVEQTVMHCRTDDEDLNEQVKKHWSIEALGVTQKENVSPSDQRAIDIFNATVRKTTRGRYEVGQLWASDEVKLPPSYAMARSRLHNLESRMRRDKDFAADYAAQIRKLLQKGYAERIMEPPQTDRTWFLPHFSVFNLNKGKGRAVFDCAAKSQGNSLNDYILAGPDLLQSLLGILLRFREWSFAVVADIQEMFLQIQIRAEDQQSQLFLWRGTRRDMEPQVYKLNRVCFGNVSSPFLAHSVRNRNAIDNADKYPEAVYDIQNNHYMDDYVASYKTENELLRTSSQVRDSHAEGNFHLRGYASNSERLLASIEPELHAQEPTHLGERQQTVLGMTWDPSTDTLGYNTKMLRVPEAVKTRERLPTKRELLSAIMSIYDPMGLIAQYVISAKIIFQRVWAKGTTWDAPLPNEEAEDFFQWLKALKFVATLRIPRQYESPSRVTRYTLHIFTDASTEAYCAVAYWRIENAEHEVQVSLAAGKSRVCPLKVLSVPRLELTAAIIGVRLADTIKNEQRYDIEKVSYWTDSQVLLGWIRDDARNYKPFVSHRLAEIAEKSDRQAWRYVPTDVNPADHATRGKPTRKIDIDDDWYKGPPFLRRPEAEWPSQNITEKPSEDLPEKKSNVKAETTLTTTISRPDPSSVLPDIRRFSNYDRLINSTAYVLLFVEKLKTRNRRLQLQVSHIKRAEHMWLQNSQRRSFPDEIRTLNAGRELEKKSRLYTLAPELSDDGVLRMKTRLGSAPVLYSSLHPVILDGRDPFTRLMVLRAHRRSAHIHNEAVINQLRQNYWILQLRPTVKAVARDCALCRLRRALPRAQPLGDLPPERLQAYQRPFTYTAQDYLGPMYVTIGRRREKRWVCLYTCLATRAIHLESVYSLSTDSALLALRRFAARRGWPSTMYSDNATCFKAASNELREAYRQWLPQLQTYGVQQRMNWKFIPPGNPSAGGAWERMVRTVKTAMLYTFNTRAPKPEVFETILTEIENIVNRRPLTHVNVDPDSEESLTPAHFLLLQNANLPMIGAYDENETRQWKAAQALADHFWRRWTKEYFPLLAPRKSSDDGGRQIQPGDVVIISEPNGPRSVWPKGVVEIVYHGPDGRVRSADIRTRHGTLRRPTCRLAVIASQPRHQESSTAGTKC